The stretch of DNA cattaaaagcaAAATATGATTTTACAAAGTacattagtaaataaaaatttgtgcCAAATGACTTATCTTATACCATTTACGCGTTAGAAAATGATACTAATTTAATATTCTTtgacaaaaaattaaaagttgtgTATCAgcaatgtgtttttttaattatttttttataacatggaCGATCATTTGCATCAATCAATATTGTGAGAGACGTGCAACATCTCAATTTGTAAGAAAAAATGTTACCatttttttagcataaaaatgGTATTCTTGAGTCTCTTatagtttataatatttttaattttttttgattaattagttaattattataatttagtttGGTTAATAAAAGTGAATAAGATTAGATTGTTTGAATGGTGGTAGAGGTGATCAAAAGTGAGAAAGAAGCAAGGAAGCTCCAAGAATATTGCAGTGATCGGAGGGTAACAATGTGGGTGTGCAAGGAACCTGATTGTCAAGATCTTTGTGCTGCAGCACGTCCAGGAAGCATTGGCGTCTGTGAAGGCAAGGTTAACCCATCATGCGTCTGCCATTATCTTTGTTGATGTTTCCGTTAAATTCATCAAATAATTTTGCTTATCAATGAAATAAACTTCATTATCAATGAAGTaacttttcttcaataaatgatCTAAATATCCCATAGTTATACTCGCTTTCTCAATCTCACTCGAATCAAATTATCCTTTGctgtaccttttttttttcttcttttaacaaAAGTGATAAGCCATTCACAAAGGAGTTGTCAAAGGATTGACAAATATAGTAGTGTAATAATTACAATGATTTATTGATGGCCTAAGAACTTATTAATCTATTTAGACATTACATATAAGGTCCGTTTGGAACTTTGCAAggaaagactttgcatgcaattactttccctgcaaaataacattacatCGTTTGGTTATcttaatcaaaattgtaattactttgcatgcaaacttaattccCTCGTTTGGTGTGAATGTGTTTTCATTGTAAAATTaagtttattctcatttttgcccttaattggtatagttactaaatttgggttttattcaactctaataatattactaactaagtccaaataataattaacctattcttcataaattttaaaaaaaaatttcaaatgaggtttttatgttttttagtacactaaaaaaatatggattatatttgcaccattatatctacaataaaataccataaaaataaaaatatatgttatgcaatacatgataaaatgagacaAGAAACTATATTGTTGaactaaaaaattgatattttgatttgaatgcttctacttaatatttatttatacatctcatagattttaaaaactttgattcactacaaatacagaacaattttttgtaagaataaaaaaaaaaaactagcgtGGACAACTAGAactacataaaatatatatgtctcaaATTCTCATCTTATCATGTTGGATTATTATATCAATATAGATTTGattcaatcaaaatagaaatTCTCCCATAACAATATTAtctaaacaaatatgaaatttatttgtctttgatccacttaaaacatgaattttacaccaaaaaattataaccaaaattttaacaaaaagataatctaacaaacttgagaaaaaaattactagAATTGCTCCAATTCATAAGAAGCGACCCGAATTGGGAAATACGATCGCGTTAGGTTTTTCCaaagacaaaagaaacaaggaagAGTTTTATGTCataaagggtattttggtaatttaacAATCACCAAACTTTCCCATCAAGAGTGTAATCACTTTCACACCACCCCCTTGTGAATTACTTTCCCTGGTCAAGTGCAAAGTGATTACAAAGATACCATATTTCTTTTAAGAACCAAACGGTTGAAAAAGATTCACACCTTttactttgcagggaaagtaacaactttacatCATACCAATAGGGTAATGAGAATCTTACCATATGTACATCTAGAAGATTTTTAGAAATCAAATAGAGCCTAATGTTATACAACCATAGTATTGGGATAAAGTTAATTTCAAAATCCCCTGCACCATCAggtattaaaatatatttaaaaatctacTGATTTAAATTTGGGGTAAATTAATGAGTgcaatcaaggaaaaaaatcatatattttactacctgaaaaaaaaaacattgacaaCTACTAAATAGATTGAatagtgagtgagtgatacaagGTCGAATCCTTTGTGCCATAGTATTGTGCAATACTATGCAACATATTGTACATATAAAGTGGAAATTAATACTATATCGATATTGTTCATCTCAAGTTCACTAGGTTTTTTGTGTGAGGAGTTACATTCTCTATCCCTCAAGAGTTACAAGGCATGTAGTTTATCATTGTggtgttgtaattttttatatataatcttgGATTCTTAACGTGTTTGTCCCTTCAATAGGCACCCCTTGTGGGCAATGCTTAACACCAttggaaagagaaaaaaaaaaaaagttttcttttagtcataaataaaatttgattaataaGTTCCTGGTTTCCAAATTTATTCAAGTAAATTTGTCAAACTAGAAGAATgcttccaatattttttttaattaaaaattttaaaaaataaaaattatatttatttcaataaaagaaTGAAACGGGGATGTGCATGAAGGAAATAGGATCATTAATCcaaatttacttatatataatttattcacaaagaattgaaaacaaaaaaggatgtctattattaatttcacaaaagaattgaaaaccaaaaaatggaTTTACAACCACGCTaatagtgataataataataataatgtttgtttGAAGAAATTGAAATTGAAGGTAACTATCAAACATGAAAAAGAACCTACAACTAAGAGAAAGAGAAACATTTATCTCCATTCAAAATTCTCTTTAAATGATTTTCCATGCAACCAAACACGCATTAAATTATCTTCAAGTAACAATTTTAAATGTAAATCATTGCATAAAATCAATCTTCAGCAGTAAAAAGCTCCCCaacttttttgttctttaattaACTTCTCCAATCAACAATCATTctaaacagtaaaaaaataaacagagAAAACGAAAGGCCATTgttaatcaaatcaagatgataACACTTAATCTAgatttacaaaaacataaaagtagATAATTGCATGgtaggaaaaagaaaatgatagataaaaaggaCTAATGGCCTACAAGAGTAGTTACTACCAACCTTGACTCTTATGATTAGGATTTAAGAGCTACCACCCCCACTTTGTGTTTGAGTAGCTTATAAGCAAATATGCAGCATTTTCCTCTCAATCTCTCACTTAACTCattaaatttattctttctCTTGGTACCTTTAGGAATAAATTAATTAGAGCAAGACATCCAAGAAGCAATATTTTTTTACCGAAACTAGCAAATATCCAAGAGTCAGCAAAGTTGGTGGTTCATGAGCACTTGAGTAAGATTCATGGTGGTTGTTCAACATTCCTCTAATGCTTTATAATTTAATGAGGGgcgtttttttcttttcgttgtGTGTGTTTATACCCCTctaaaatcttttgtttttctggAAACtctatgatattttttataattgtatataacttaattataaaaatattctaatttatgagaaaaaaaataaagctcttctagagcttttatttatttaaaagcgCTGGAGAAAAGCTCGCTTGCATGggcagaagaaaaaaaaaaccaaaaaattttaagacTTCATAtctctttaaaaatttcataattcattcctatattttgtttagaatgacaaaaatatcaaatttttaaatcacaagagagattttagaaaaaaaaaaatgatcaaactAATCATAATCAAGATATTGGGGGAGGTGTGGTGTAATTATGAAGACTTTAAAGGAGTCTTTTGCAAAAAGGTAGGATTTCCTGGGGAGGTTTATGCAAAAATCCTTTTCATAAGTTGTGTGTGTGAGTTGTGCTGTGCTGCTTCAGAAGGCTTTCTATTGAAGCAAAAGGTGGTTGGAGGGTCATGGAGTGAGGAAGTGGCCACCTTCAACCtatgcatcatcatcatcatcatcatcatcatcatcaaatctAAAAGAGTTGTAAGACCTTGTTTGCATAAACAAAAGTtgaaaaggagagaaaaagaaagagagaaacaaaAGGGAGCTCAATCCTTGCAAGGAAGAACCAGATGCCAAGTTCCTTCAATGTGAAAAAACCGACATTatctatatatgtgtgtgtgtgtgtgtgcacatGTTTATCTGCCAATGGTGCAGAACAACAGCTATTTGTACCAGAGTTGGTAAGCATAGAGCATGAACTTGGAGGTTGTCTTTGCCTGTGAAGTGTCTGGTTTCTAGCTAAGAGTTTCGACAAGGTAAACTTACGAAACTTTTATATTTCGTATTGTCTATTCGATGATTATATAAATGCTCTGatacatcaatttgattttttttctaatatagtTGAAAATATTTAGAAATGATCTAAGTTCTTGCCTTATGATTATGTTTGTCTTGGTTTGATTCTTTTTTCGTATTTCTTGAAACAAACTTGAAGATTAAGGCCTGTATCTGATGagcaaaaaagcaaaaatataagTGTATGTGTGATCATGTAAGAGAAAGATAGATGATAATTAAGATTCATGTTACACTTTTGTAGATGTTAgaaatttaattgatgtttttcgTTTTAAATTTCGGTTTATAGGATGCAGTCTTGTGTTACTTGACACACCTAATGCCGAAGAAATGGGGAAGAAAGGGAACTGGTTTTCTGCTCTCAAAAGAGCATTTACTTCCTCTTCTAAAGATAAGTTAGCCAATGTGAGTACtcttttacatgtataactagtTGCTttcttatgtttgtttgaaCACCATTCAACTCTTCAtctgttaaaaaataattcatcatCACCTGGAGATCGTTCAAGCGAGATCTACAAAAACATGTGATATATGTTCGAGTAACTAATAGTCTCGTGTtagttaatttgaaaaatataaatttgaatatgtAAACCTAGGTTTCTTATCCTGTCAATAAAAGTTTTTGGGTGAATTGAgtctaaataatatgtttggttttgcATCTACatgtataaacaaataataacaaaatgggATATGTAGGGCCCTTTGACCTTTGGCAAAGGAAGAACCATTATGGCTTCCAGCAACAATGTTCCATTAAGGTTTTATAGTGATGAAGAAAGTGGTACTTTGAATTATTCTAAGATCCCTTaccaacaaacaacacaaaagcaaaagatCCCATTGTCTCGAGCGATcgcattatattatatatagatttcACATACCGAACCATAATAATCATCAAGTCACTTAGTTCTTAAAAAATGCTCTGCACAATCATTCTGCTCATGCTGTTTCCTACTAGTACTCAAAACTCTTGCTTTTCTGGGACTAGACTTTTCATTTTAATTCAGGACTGACGGAGAAAAACTGCATGcttgtcattttatttaatgaCTTTCTAAAATTCAGTATCAAGCATGATCTAGAATTGAATTACAAAGAATACAAGAGGCAGTAAACAACAGAATCTAGCAGATAAATGAGCTGTGTTTTCTAAAATTCAGTAACAAGTATGATCCAATTGAATTACACAGAATAAGAAAAGCAGTATACAACAGAATCTAGTAGATAGATGAGAAATGCTTTCCAAAACTCAGTAACAAGTATGATTGAATCGAATTACATGAATAGGAAAAGAAGTAAACAACAGAATCTAGCAGAAAAATGAGCAGTGTTTTGGAATTACTGTCGgaaattttattgatgattaatGCAGGAGCCGGACAAGATATatccaaaagagaagaaaaagtggGGGTTTACACGGACAAGGCATGGAGAGGCCAGCTCTTTCATGCCCCTGTATCGAGAACCAAGCAGCATTGAGAAGATCTTGGGAGATGCGAAAGGGAGCAGAACAGGAATGTACATCAAAGGCCACTTAGAGATGCCGAAATGGATCAAAGGCAATGGACACATCAAATGGCTCAAAAGGGAAATTCAAAAGGAATCAGCAGCAAAAGTTACAGCAATTGCCACCTAGAGATATTGAAAgagagcatcatcatcatcatcaaaagtTTCAGCACTTGATTTCTAGAGAGGTTGTAAGGGAGTCGAACCAAAATTTACTTCAAATGCCTCCTAAGAAGGGTCCACAGTATAAAGCACCGAAGTCAAAAATATGTTTTTGCTCCAAAAGACTGCTACAAATTTCAGCGATCAAGATACAAGCAGCTTATCGAGGGTTACTTGGTAAGTCTTCTAAATGCATTTAATCTGAATTCACCTCGGCGCCCTTCTTCAGTAGACATCTAGCATGACATGAAAAACCAAGAAGACAATATGAAATCAAGCTCAATTGTATAACCCTTTGACAGTAGAGTAACTCTTAGACCCACATCgtttaatttggaaaatatagaTTTGAATGCATAATTAATCCTGGTCTCTTGTCTTATCAACTCAAGCTTTTTAATCGAATTGGTTCTAcataatatatttggtttgtATCTAAAATGTTGTCAGAGTTTTGTTTGTTTCTCCTCTTAAATTGAATCGGGCCCATATAATACATAGTATTTTTAAGaattgaagaaaagaataccgGATTATTTGGTGATATAGGCTAGGAAGAGTTTTCGAGCATTAAAAGGACTGATGAGACTTCAAAGTGTGATGAAAGGACAAAGCGTTAAGCGTCAAACAATGAACACAATGAGATGCATGCAAATGCTAGTGAGAGTACAATCACAAATCAGAACAAGGAGGCTTCAGATGATGGAAAGCCGAAACATTCAGCAACACCAGATGATGGGTAAAAATGAGAGGGACATTGAGAACAGCTTGAACAAGTGGAACTTTGGACATCAAGTAAGATTACTTTTAACTTTGCATATAAGCAATGATTACTATTTATCAAAGAAAAGTAGAATAAGCACATAAAGACTAAATTTTTAGGAATTGTTGAAGTTGGTTGGACTAGCTTTTCGACAACAACAGTACACCATCCCAACTGTGAACAataagttttcatatttttatcgtCTTTCCAGCTTTAATTGCAAATGTAATGCAGTTGGAAGCAGAAGGTCATGAAGGATGGGAAGATAGCACACTGACCAAAGATGAAATTGATGTACGAATGCGAAGAAAGGTCGAGGCAGTCATTAAGAGGGAGCGAGCATTGGCATATGCTTATTCCCACCAGGTATAATCCATTACTCTTTGATCAGAATTTTACCAATATCTATCTTCCATGTTATGAACTTTGATGTCTTCAGTTCAAATTACCACAGAGAAACtgataaaattataagttaattgtGGAAGACATACAACCATCAAGAACTGAATCAAATATGAATTGCAAGCATGACGAGTCTTGACATTTATTTACACTTGTTTCTGTAATTTATTGTTCTTGCTCACTCTGTTACTATCTGCAGTTACTAAAAGTAACACCAATGTCGGCACAAGCAGTCTTATCTGACATCAAGTCCGGTGGCTTCCCATGGTGGTGGAGCTGGCTCGAGCGCCAAGTAGGAACAACCCAAACTCCTACATCACGTCCGACTACAGGTCAAGCCACGACGCCAAAAATAAGCACAAGGTCACTAGCAGAAGCTTATCCTAGACCAAGTAGCCGGAGCAAGCAAGCTATAACTGGAAATGCTAACATTGATGCATCTACACCAAGATCATCAAAACCAATCAAACAAAAGTACACACCAAATTCTTCAAACAGATGGCAGATACAAGGTTTTAAGGACGACGATAGCCTGACAAGCTGCCCGGCATTTACCGTGCCAAACTACATGGTACCGACAGTTTCAGCAAAGGCAAAGGTGAGAGATGGACCACCAGCAACACCGGAGGGGAAGCGGCGCTTCTCATTTGGATTGACTCAAAGCATTGGATCAATAAGATGGAGCAAGGGATCATCAGTCCTCAGTACTAAGGATTCTGAGTCCAAGAGGATGTCTGGAAGACATAGACCCATGCACTCAATAGGGAATTTGAGCATGGATTCAACCATTTCATTGCCAGTTGGAGTTGGAGGGAGATCCTTCAGGTAGTGCTTTAAATAATTGTGAGCaatgtctttattttatttcatggtTTCTATGTGTTGTGCTTTGTTTATCTGAATTTGTTGTAACAAATTGTGATTTATGCTAAGGTGTGATGTGTGACATTGTTGTTGAACaattgctatttttgaatctaatttaatgaaagaaaatattaagaaaaagcaTAAGACTTGATAAACAAATGATCATGGAACTACTTCTCATCAATGAAGAGTTATGCATTCTCAATCAAATATAAAGGAATCATTCCCCATTGTTTGATTTCTACTCTAAGGCAACTAATTAGATAATCTCAATTTAATGGGGACAAAATCTTTGAAGATCAATGAGATTCAACAAAGCTCTCAACCTTCCAAGTGTTTTGGGAACTACCAAAAATTCACACTACACATGAT from Dioscorea cayenensis subsp. rotundata cultivar TDr96_F1 unplaced genomic scaffold, TDr96_F1_v2_PseudoChromosome.rev07_lg8_w22 25.fasta BLBR01000646.1, whole genome shotgun sequence encodes:
- the LOC120254825 gene encoding protein IQ-DOMAIN 14-like, which gives rise to MGKKGNWFSALKRAFTSSSKDKLANEPDKIYPKEKKKWGFTRTRHGEASSFMPLYREPSSIEKILGDAKGSRTGMYIKGHLEMPKWIKGNGHIKWLKREIQKESAAKVTAIAT
- the LOC120254829 gene encoding protein IQ-DOMAIN 14-like translates to MKNQEDNMKSSSIARKSFRALKGLMRLQSVMKGQSVKRQTMNTMRCMQMLVRVQSQIRTRRLQMMESRNIQQHQMMGKNERDIENSLNKWNFGHQLEAEGHEGWEDSTLTKDEIDVRMRRKVEAVIKRERALAYAYSHQLLKVTPMSAQAVLSDIKSGGFPWWWSWLERQVGTTQTPTSRPTTGQATTPKISTRSLAEAYPRPSSRSKQAITGNANIDASTPRSSKPIKQKYTPNSSNRWQIQGFKDDDSLTSCPAFTVPNYMVPTVSAKAKVRDGPPATPEGKRRFSFGLTQSIGSIRWSKGSSVLSTKDSESKRMSGRHRPMHSIGNLSMDSTISLPVGVGGRSFR